The Panthera uncia isolate 11264 chromosome B3 unlocalized genomic scaffold, Puncia_PCG_1.0 HiC_scaffold_1, whole genome shotgun sequence genome segment CCTTGTTCCTCAGAAACACAACAGTGTTTTCCTCCTTACCTTTCCGCAGAGAGGGATCTATGGACCAGAGAAAACATCAAAGAAAGCCCAAGAACGTAGGGCCTTTTGGCAGGGAGCTGGAACTAAGTGTTCCGAAGACAGCAGAAAGGAGGGGACCAGACAGCAATGTCcctatcctcccacccacccaacccCCTCAGTCCAGGGGCTCTTCAAACTCAGGGGACATGCCCTCCTCCCAGACTGGTCTTTATCTAGAAATTTCTGGCCTCTTCTCACCTTTGGGCTGTCTTTGGCTCCAGGCAAGAATTCCTGCTCCTGTCCCACTGGTCTTCCAGCTCCTGCCCTTTCTCCAGAGCAGTCAGAGAATTGTGCTTCAGCCTGTTCCTTCTGTcccctttgcattttttttaccGGAAAGGTTGACCAGAGCCAGGGATGATTGGGAAGAGTCACTCACCCAAGGACCAGTTGGACCTCTTCTTCTGTAAGTGTTACAGCTCATGGACTGGCTGAGGCTGAGACCCCGAGGTGGACCAAGGGAGTGGGGGGAATGGCTAATATAAGGTGGACAACCAGCaagtgtctcctctctctggggCATGAGGACTTGGGCTAGGTGATATTTGAGATACAGTACAGCTCTTAGGGTATAGGGGAAGGCTGCGGGGACACTGGAGACTGTGGGAAAGGGCAGACAGCCACTCTAGGCCCACCTCTGCCTCCAACCACCTTAACTCTACCAGCAGGAGGAATGGCAGTAGCTGTGGCCTGGCTTGTGTTTCTCCAGCTTGCTTTCGGGACAGCTCTGGTTGTGGACATCGAGATGCAGATTGCCATCAAGGACTTCCACATGTTACACGTCGATTATCCCAGGGTGCACTACCCAAAGGGCTTCCAGGGCTACTGTAATGGTCTCATGGCCTATGTACGGGGCAGAAAGCAGAAGAGCTGGTATTGCCCGCAAATCCATTATATGGTGCATGCCCCCTGGAGAGAAGTCCAGAAGTTCTGCAAGTACAGTGAGAGTTTCTGTGAGAATTACAACGAATACTGTACATTCACAGAGGACTCCTTCCCCATCACGATCTGTTCTCTGGCCCCTAATCAGCCGCCCACCAGCTGCCACTACAACAGCACCCTAACCAACCAAAGGCTCTACCTGCTCTGTTCCGGAAAGCGTGATGCGGAACCGATAGATATCATTGGTGTCTACTAGGAAAGGGAGGCTTTCGATTTGAACCACCCCCTACTGCCACCATACACCAGCCTGTTCCCATTCCCAAACCTCTGATTTCTGATACAAGGCTTCCTCCCTGACTTCAAAGGCAGGCAGGGCCCCCTCCCAAGAGACCAGGGAAGTAGGACCAATGTCCAGAGCTTCAGTCATCATGCAAATTCATACTGCCTTGTAGACCCTTTCCAACTTGTTTACCTCCTCTTTTCCCCCGTCATCTTCCTTCTCCCACAGACAGCCT includes the following:
- the RNASE13 gene encoding probable inactive ribonuclease-like protein 13, producing the protein MAVAVAWLVFLQLAFGTALVVDIEMQIAIKDFHMLHVDYPRVHYPKGFQGYCNGLMAYVRGRKQKSWYCPQIHYMVHAPWREVQKFCKYSESFCENYNEYCTFTEDSFPITICSLAPNQPPTSCHYNSTLTNQRLYLLCSGKRDAEPIDIIGVY